TGCTTTTGGAAATTCACTTCCAGGAAAGATCAATTTTTTTATGCTTCGAGGCGCATTCTGCTAAATATAAATTAATTAGATTTTGATAAGGAATACCAGTTTTATCTGATAATCCTTTGAAATAGCCTATTGTATCAACATCAACTC
This region of Leptospira andrefontaineae genomic DNA includes:
- a CDS encoding CopG family antitoxin; protein product: MRKEYDFSKSKKNPYLKKLKKPITIRVDVDTIGYFKGLSDKTGIPYQNLINLYLAECASKHKKIDLSWK